Genomic window (bacterium):
GGCCGCGGCGCGGACGCGCCAGGACCAGGCGGCGCGCTCCCATCCGTCCAGCACGCCGACGGACCAGAGCGCCGCCGCCAGCGCGGCGGCGCCCAGGCCGATCAGCAGGGCCGGACGCAGGCGTCGGCCCATGGGTCAGACGTCGCCGACGGCGCGCGTGAAGCGGGCCCGTCGCGCCGCGGGATCGACCACCACGGGCTTGTTCGCCAGCGACGGGTCGAGCGCCCCGATGCGGTCCTGCGGCGAGGGGTGCGTCTTGCCGAAGCCGGGGCCGCCCGGCTTCACGCTCTCGCCCATCTGCACGAGCATCATGACCAGCGCGCGCGGGTCGTAGCCCACGCGCCCGAGGATCGCGACCGCCGCCTCGTCGGCCTCCTTCTCCAGGCCGCGGGCGTAGCCGCTGTTCACGAGCGTCTGGGTGACGTCCATGATGCTGCCCTCGAAGTCCGCGGTGAGCTGCTTGAGGTCCTCGTCGCCCAGGTTGCGGGCCGCCTCGACCGAGAGGACGGCCAGGGCCGAGGTCAGCCGGCTCTTCTTGATGGCGCGCAGCCCGTGCTTGCCCTGCACGTGGCCGATCTCGTGGGCCAGCACCGCGGCCAGGGCGTCCTCGCTCCCGCAGCAGCGCACCAGCCCGCGGGTCACCAGCACCAGGCCGCCCGGGGCGGCGAAGGCGTTGACCTCGTCGCTGTCCAGCAGCAGGAAGTGGTAGCCGCCGAAGGTCTGCGGGCGGTCCGAGGCCATGGCCAGCGCCTGGCCCAGTTCGTTCAAGTAGGCGTTCGCGGCCGGCTCGTCGGCCGCCGGGTAGGTCTGCAGGATGGTCGCCGCGACGGCGCGGCCGATGTAGTGCTCCTGCTCCGGCGTGATGTCGGCGAAGGACTTCTCCAGCGCCTCGGCGGAGCGGTTGATGGAGGTGGCCTGCTCCTCGGTGATGGCGCCGGAGCCCTGGCCGATCTGCGTGCCGAGCTTGGTCACCGACGCGCAGCCGGCGATCAGCGCGGCGAGCAGCAGCAGGGCGGCGGGGGCGGACAGGTTGCGCTTTTTCACTGCGCACCTCCCTTCGCGACGACTTCGCCGGCGGCGAGGAAGGCCACGGCCTGCTCGGGCGTGACGACCATCGCCTCCATGCGGTCCACCCAGGCGTAGTCGGCCTCGGCGTTCTGCGCCTTGTACTCGCCCTCGACCTGCTCGTTGAAGCCCTTGCCGGCCAGGGCGATCTCGTCGCCGCCGGCGCCGGCGGCCACGTCGGCGTCGCCGGACTTCAGGACCACGCGCTTGGTCGTCAGGGCCGACTCGTGGATCCAGCCGGTGCGGCCGCGCGCGTCCTTGACGCTGTACCAGGCGCCCTGCTTCTGGACCACCGTCAGCCGGTCGCCGTAGGCGACGGCGGCGGCCACCTTGCCCAGGTGGGAGGGGGTCGCCCGGAGCTGCCCCGTCCTGACTTGCACGCTCATCTGCTGCACGGCCGCCCAGGCCACGGCCCCGACGACCAGGATCGCGGCCAGCATCAGGCCTCGTCGCATCGTCCGCATCGCACCCACCTCGTTCTTACGGGACGCCGGCGCGCGATGTGCGCGCCGCGCGCGATCGTACCACCGAACCCCCGTCGCGCCAACGCCCAACGCGCCAACACTCAACAGGCCATGGTCTTCCCGCGGGTGGGGCCGCAACAACCCGCCCGCGGGCGCGTAGGAAGGCGCCGAACCGGGCTCCCGCGCCCCAGCCCCACGCCAAAGAAGGTCGGACCATGCGCCAGACGATCCCGCTCGCCGCCCTGCTGCTGTGCACCTCCCTGGGAACCGTCGCGGCCGCGGAGCAGGCGGCCTTCGTCCCGGTCTACCACCCCCAGCTCGAGACGAGCCGCGCCGCCGGCCCCATCGTGATCGACGGCGCGCTCGACGATCCGGGCTGGCAGGGGATCCCGCGCGCGGAGAACTTCGCCGAACACAACCCCGGCGACCAGGTGCGCCCGCCGGTCGACACCCACGCCATGGTCACCTACGACGACGACCACCTCTACATCGCCTACGTCTGCCGCGACGACCCGGCGCAGGTGCGCGCCGGCCTCAGCGAGCGCGACAACATCTGGAGCGACGACTACGTCATCACGGCCATCGACACCTACGCCGACCAGACCTGGGCCTACGAGATCGCCTGCAACCCGCTGGGCGTCCAGGGCGACCTGCTCTGGTCGGTCAACGGCGGCGAGGACATGAGCTACAACATGGTCTTCGCCAGCGCCGGCAAGGTCACCGACGAGGGCTGGCAGGTGGAGCTGGCCATCCCCTGGTCGAGCCTGCGCTTCCCGGACCGGGACGAGCAGGTCTGGCGCATCGACTTCTGGCGCAACCACCCGCGCGCGGTGCGCGGCCAGTACTCCTGGGCGGCCTACGACCGCAACGAGAGCAGCTGGCCCTCGCAGTGGGGCACGATGCGCGGCATCCGCGGCGTCGAGCCCGGCAAGGGCATCGAGCTGCTGCCGTCGCAGGTGTTCACGCAGGCCGGCTCGCGCCGGGGCGACGGCTTCGACAACGGCCCGGTCCTGGGCCAGGCCTCGCTCGGCGCGCGCGCCAACCTCTCCTCCAGCTTCACGGTCGAGGGCACGGTCAACCCCGACTTCAGCCAGATCGAGTCCGACGCCGCCCAGATCGACGTCAACACCACGCTGGCCCTGTTCTACCCCGAGCGGCGGCCCTTCTTCCAGGAGGGCAGCGACCTGTTCAACACCTTCTTCAACGCCGTCTACACCCGCACCATCAACGACCCGCTGTTCGCGGCCAAGGTCACCGGCCGGCCCGGCAGCACGAGCGTCGCCTACCTGGTCGCGCGCGACGAGGTCT
Coding sequences:
- a CDS encoding M48 family metallopeptidase translates to MKKRNLSAPAALLLLAALIAGCASVTKLGTQIGQGSGAITEEQATSINRSAEALEKSFADITPEQEHYIGRAVAATILQTYPAADEPAANAYLNELGQALAMASDRPQTFGGYHFLLLDSDEVNAFAAPGGLVLVTRGLVRCCGSEDALAAVLAHEIGHVQGKHGLRAIKKSRLTSALAVLSVEAARNLGDEDLKQLTADFEGSIMDVTQTLVNSGYARGLEKEADEAAVAILGRVGYDPRALVMMLVQMGESVKPGGPGFGKTHPSPQDRIGALDPSLANKPVVVDPAARRARFTRAVGDV
- a CDS encoding SH3 domain-containing protein, which encodes MLAAILVVGAVAWAAVQQMSVQVRTGQLRATPSHLGKVAAAVAYGDRLTVVQKQGAWYSVKDARGRTGWIHESALTTKRVVLKSGDADVAAGAGGDEIALAGKGFNEQVEGEYKAQNAEADYAWVDRMEAMVVTPEQAVAFLAAGEVVAKGGAQ
- a CDS encoding sugar-binding protein → MRQTIPLAALLLCTSLGTVAAAEQAAFVPVYHPQLETSRAAGPIVIDGALDDPGWQGIPRAENFAEHNPGDQVRPPVDTHAMVTYDDDHLYIAYVCRDDPAQVRAGLSERDNIWSDDYVITAIDTYADQTWAYEIACNPLGVQGDLLWSVNGGEDMSYNMVFASAGKVTDEGWQVELAIPWSSLRFPDRDEQVWRIDFWRNHPRAVRGQYSWAAYDRNESSWPSQWGTMRGIRGVEPGKGIELLPSQVFTQAGSRRGDGFDNGPVLGQASLGARANLSSSFTVEGTVNPDFSQIESDAAQIDVNTTLALFYPERRPFFQEGSDLFNTFFNAVYTRTINDPLFAAKVTGRPGSTSVAYLVARDEVSPFTLPFEDVSAFAAGGRSTSNILRVQQAFGDGASVGLLVTDRRIDGGGAGTLGGIDGRVRFTPSLRFEWQALASRTEEPDDPALTAGLEGLTFDRGARTAVFDGETFDGLGVYSSLEYNDRLWNFDVEYSSYSPTFRADNGFIPRNDRREAVASASRVFRYEDSRLLEWIQPNVNAGRVWNMADARKDEWIWGGVGARVRQSQLFCQLSHMKSNELFGGIWFDGIDATEFELQAVPSSALQGG